The region TGCACACAGTGAAAGTTTCAATGGCAAGAACAAAAACAATCGGTGAATGTCCTATTACAGGTGGAAAGGTACAAAAAAAAGATGTGCAATCTAGCAAGTGCACACATGAACTATAAACAGTACTAAAATGGAAGTGGTGCCATAAGATCTCAGTAATTAATCAGACATCACCATCTATTGTgtgcccttatgaaacaaaaatatattgcagtatattggaaaatatcatgtaatatattaggcataaattcttaaatatatttattttttccaatatattgcaatatattgaaagcggcaatcatttgtatattttgcaatatattatataatatatgtatcatcaatatattattaaatgtattcaaatatataacatattagaaaataaaaagggaaaataatatattacaatatatcacaatatattttaagaaatatattggtaaatatattttcctttcgtaagagtgtgcatttgtgtatgagaagtttgtttgtattttttttctttttgtgagagAAGAGGCATTGACCTAGAATGGAAGCATTAGTCAAAAAGGTGTATAATCTAGCAAATGCACACATGAACAAAAAAGAACTTTGACCATCTTTCGGAAACTAGTGTACTACTAGCCAGCTACTTGCTAGCCAGCTACTAGCCAGTTCAAGTAGATTTCTAAAAACGAACAGCAAAACCTGTACACTCAAACTGGGGCTAACGATTTCAGCAGCTTTCAGTCCATAATGGCGGCCGCGCCTCCGCAGCGCCATCTACAGACTGTTACCCACACAACAGAGTTTCGCCGCTtgggcttctatactctttggtTGAACAAAAGCTTTGGATATCATGATATAATCATAATATgactattttagcattatttatgcattaatcACACAGGTATATCTTTTAGACAGTCACTTGTTCTCTACACTGTCTAGTGGTGCTCACATGCTGTTGTAAACATCTGGATGGGTTTAGTCAAAGAATACTATAAAAGAACCTAATGGGCTCTCCTAACATTTTGAGAGTCTGATTAAGAGTGCTTTTAGATGTGCCCCACATCAATGAGTTCCATCTGTGATTTATGTGAGTTAACtttacattatcattattatttattttttaactttggGCATTGTTTAGGCAATGTGCAAAATTTGTACATGTCTTCTGAACAGATTGATGTGTTGAGGTGTTACCTGCAAGTAGCTTTAATACCCCAAAAAACTGGAGGCTTTGAGCTTGGTTGTGTATCACAGAAGTCTTCCTTTTATGTATTGTAATTAATGGCAGTCATCTAATACAAAACATACATTAGGACAGTGCACAATATGTTTAGTATGTGATGCataaaaaagtcataataaataatgttcttgaGAAATACTCTTGGATGCCCTTCTGAGCATCCATTGCTTTCAAGCTGACACTGAAGGTTTTATTAGATCAGGCAGTTGAATAAAAGAACAATCCCCTCTAATGGCACCATAGACACTGACAAATGCACACAATGATATGATAATATCAGCTCAGAAGTTTAATGTTGTGCAAATCATCTGAGAAGCagggtgtgtgttttgtgtgctaGACTCGAAACATGTATTACATTTGCAATGAATTAGGCTTCCTGGTGCTATAAAGTTGACACCTGCCAGTTCAAACATCACCATATGCTGGTGAGGACAGTACAGCACGGCAGGTAATTGGGGGACAGATAGAAACTTTTAACTTttgctctctctcgctcactctctctctctctagctctacAGATTAGGGTATATCTATACATAAAAAGCATAATTATTAATAGcatgaataatatttaaaattccaTAGACTTTGATGTGTCTCCAAACATTCTCTTTTATGGTCATGCACTTCCTATGTTTTTCCACATGGCGTCGCTACTGCGCTCCGTGCAGTATGTCATAATATAGTGCGGGTGCTTGATATGcttatagtaaaaaaaacaacgaaaTATCAACAATTGTAAacatatgaaaatatgaatataatatatattaaatggtaTCACAGAAGAATAATatgaatacatatttaaaataaaaatattattaatatttagaccaaaataaaaataaatatattaaaaaactaaatatactgtaaaatattaataattattatgtattattttcttgtctttccatttattaaaaaaaaaaaaaaactggctatgcgttctctattagactaactgagacttgtcatggcacttgtactgtatactgttgttgttctcttgttgacctgactacttctattgttctcatttgtaagtcgctttggataaaagcgtctgctaaatgattaaatgtaaattattataactataaatttttaactatattaataataataataataaatgttctttGTTTAAAAAGCAAGCGTAACTGAAAATGTGGTAAaatgattgtgtgtgtatttgttgttttaaaaaaaactataaatataaacaagaggttagagagtcggacttgcaatcgaaaggttgtgagttcgagtcccgggccggcaggaattgtaggtggggggagtgcatgtacagttctctctccaccttcaataccacgacttaggtgcccttgagcaaggcattgaacccccaactgctccccgggcgccgcagcataaatggctgcccactgctccgggtgtgtgttcacagtgtgtgtgtgtgttcactgctctgtgtgtgtgcacttcggatgggttaaatgcagagcacgaattctgagtatgggtcaccatacttggctgaatgtcacgtcccTTTCAAATTATACCATaagattaaatataatataaatataatattaagaattttaaaaaacatccaaataaaactattttaaaataaaatctagatGTCTGAAAGCTTAAAATAGCTTAATGGACAAATAAGCATAGATaatctaaataaacaaacaaatacaaaatataataaaatatatttctctctctctctctctctatatatatatatatatatatatatatatatatatatatatatatatatatatatatatatatatatatatatatatatatatatatatatataataaaataaataacaacaagttaatgacaatattttttttaaatctaagaacattatcatttatatttaccaacattattataaaatatgtcctgacattatcatttatagttattttaacgatacaaaataaaatctaatatatatatatatattaaatctaaatatttttatgtacAGCTGCATCGTCTTTtagtgtattttatattatataatacagatGATGGGAATGACTCCGGACCATGGACAGATCAGATCTGCGgcactttttttaatgtgttttatgcgCATGCGTGCTGAAGTGCGCGTGACATGTTCTTTAGAATGCTAGAACTGTGGAGTtgagaagaaaataaatgaacagTTTAATCGAAACCATGCACTTTCCTCATTGCGTGTTGAATTGATAAAGTAAGTCAAGTCGTTTAGTTTATGAGGCTAAAAAAGAAATAACGCTTAACGAGATCAATTGCttgtaactgtttttatttccGCTAGCATGTTTGCTAAATGAGCTTGAGTCTGCACGGTATATTATTTTAACCGACACGGTTTCACATTAGAAAATGTCAGTAAAATAACAGTTTAGAAGATGcattatttacatgtatattaaaGGTCTGAATAAAACTCGATAACTCATGGAAAGCGAGCGTAATTTCCAAGAAAAGCAACAGCAGCCTTTAAAGCACAGGAGATCAGGAACATGATGTCCACCTGAACCAAACAGCAAGCACGATCACAAATTCCATCTTACTGGCTGTACAgttaatttcaacattgtttaaatgtaaattgtgGTTCATAAAAAGCAATAAATGTTTGCTTCTTAATTCTGAGCTCATGTTCTGTAACAGAGTAAACTAAAGAGATTTCCCTTTGTTTTGTATGCAGTAATGCTGTAGAAACACTCGTCCACTATGCTGAGTCGCCTTCAGGAGCTCAAGAAGGAAGAGGAGACTCTTCTGAAAATAAAAGTCATGCTGCAAGATCAGCTCAACAGACTTAAGGTAATAACAGTCGTgcaaaaaaaatgtcattgtgGTCTCTGTGCATAAAAGTGCTCTCTGTATTTGTTTACGTTCATCAGTTTGAGGAAGGGACCCTGAGGTCAATGATAAATGCCCAGTCTGAAGAAAGCCCAAATGAAGCCCCTGCCCCTGAGGTAAATAAACTCACCATTATTCGGAACTGGTGATTTACATTAAAGAAGTAGTACTCTTaatcatattatataataataaaagtaatggtaagtataataatattttgtgctCCTATTTTCTATTAacctattatttttttgttgaataTTTTTTCATGAAACACTAGGCAGAATTTCAAAGTTTGCCTTTCATACAACAAATGTGAAAGGTTATTTATACTGCAAAACTCCATAATGGAAAAAAGCATCATAAATTCACATTTGTGGTCAATACCTTTAAATTTGCTGCATTTGTATTGGTCACATGACACAATCAGGTTAGAACAATATGAGATAACATTTTGATGAAGTTTTCagattacactaccattcaaaactttgggatctttttttttttttttttgttgaaagaaATAAGGAgacaattgatcaaaagtgatattgAAGATATaatgtttgaaaaatatatatttcaatcttTTTTgaacttctattcatcaaagaatccttaaaaaatgtatcatggtttccacaaagatattaaagggttagtttgcccaatttgcaaaattatgtcattaataacttaccctcatgtcgttccaaacccgtaagacctccgtttatttttggaacacagttttaagatattttagatttagtctgagagctcttagtccctccattgaagctgtgtgtacagtatactgtccatgtccagaaaggtaagaaaacatcatcaaagtagtccatgtgatatcagagggtcagttagaatttgttgaagcatcaaaaatacattttggtccaaaaatagcaaaaactacgactttattcagcattgtcttctcttctgtgtctgttataagacagttcaaaacaaagcagtttgtcatatccggttcgcgaacgaatcattcgatgtaaccggatctttttgaaacagttcaacaaatcgaactgaatcgttttaaacggttcgcatctccaatacgcattaatccgcaaatgacttaagctgttaattttttttaatgtggctgacacttcctcagagttcaaacaaaccaatattcattcagtaattcatttactcaaacagtactctgactgaactgctgtgaagagagagatgaacaccgagccgagccagataatgactcgttcacgagtcaagaaccgtttctgtcagacgcgtccgattcgagaaccgaggagctgatgattctgtgcatgtgtgattcagcatgaagcaaaccgacacacatagcgtctgaaccgaactgtttCTTTTGgtcattgattctgaactgattctgtgctaatgttatgagcccaggtaaaccaaaggcttgcagtcattgccaatgacgccattacgtcgagcgcaaaagaaccggtgaacccttttcttcaaccggtttattgaatcgagcTGTCAGAAAGAattactggtgatccaaaaaccgatgcaaccggttcttgactcgtgaacgagtcattatctggctcggctcggtgttcatctctctcttcacagcagttcagtcagagtactgtttgagtaaatgaattactccggatattggtttgttttaactcagagggagtgtcagccacattaaacaagttaacagcttaagtcatttgtggattaatgcgtattggagacgcgaaccgcttaaaaataattcagttcaatttggtgaactgtttcaaaaagatctggttacattgaatgattcgtttgcaaaccggatatgacaaactgctttgttttgaaatgccttataacagacacagaagagaagacaatgctgaataaagtcgtattttttttttttttttttttgctatttttggaccaaaatgtattttctatgcttcaaaaaattctaaatgaccctctgatgtcacatggactactttgatgatgtttttcttacctttctggacatggacagtagaccgtacacacagcttcaatggagggactgagagctctcggactaaatctaaaatatcttaaactgtgttccgaagataaatggaggtcttactggtttggaacgacatgagggtgagttattaatgacataattttcatttttgggtgaactatccctttaagctattTTCAACATTATTGATAATATGACAAGTTtctagagcaccaaatcagcatattagcagaggtggaaagagtacaaaaatattctactcaagtaaaagtaccattacattaatgaaattttacttaagtacaagtaaaagtaccagtctaaaaatctactcaagtaaaagtaaaaagtagctcatttaaaatttactcagagtaaaaattacttagttacattttaacagtgggagggaggcaaaaatgggacaggccaagggtgtcaaactcagttcctggagggccacagtcctgcacagtttagatataaccctaattaaacacacctgatccagctaatctaatcatataggtttatttgaaaactacatgatatgtgtgctggagcaggattagaactaaactctgcagggctatggccctccaggaactgagtttgacacccctgggataggtctattaatctcaaactagttgtttttaattaaaggaatcagttatttagaataataacaaatttgggctgttaccaggcaaatcagtatcaacaaactcatcttttaatgcagaggaaatgcagaagattcattggaagtggcatttagatgtattacactatttagtgcaggacaagaatgcatttaacctgcagttacaaatgcatgaataatgttttgatatacaagacataaaatgttgaatactcatttgaaatgataagaaattaattatttaaaaaaaatcaaaagatactttaaatgtgaaattaaaatggccagtatgtgtcagcaagtcactgttaataagtgagtcattgcgattgaaccgaatcatttaaacggttgattcattcaggaacgaaacactgtcacgttgctcagagacgcaaaactgtgctttggtggctgtgtttggaattattttctgttgtagaaatagagctaaaaaggcaatatggtgtctaaagcacaagtctcttaattaacttgtttactgaactgttatatatatatgtatgtatatattcatgatgatttttggaggaaaagacggccttctttgtgtgattttgatttaatatatgaaattacataaatatgtgaattttctgcccctatatcttcaattttgtgatcattctaaatgcattttaggagactgaatcacacagtgaaagaacgcactataaatgcgcacgcacatcattaaaacaaaaaacatgatattatcgcagatgatatatatagcacactcctcaccactgtctttttggctaatttgtgcaaaacctcttgctaaaatgtcaaagcttcattttaaccaccaatgcaacgatgcaattatttagcttacctctacattctagCGAAGgtttgatgtcttgtcgagattttataagctgctagtttggtcttcctaggcaagtacagcttacactgcataatagagcatacatatggccaggggttcacttcatttccttcgagttcaacttcagaatatgacggggtttcgttttcagcggtgtctgcaccactaacgcctgttatGACCGTCTGCacctttcttgtgattttagcgccagtttgccctcctgcccattatttactgacgtagtttccagggagcgtttttttttttttttactcagtaattattgtgatttaaaatgtagcaagtacaataatttaaacaaaatatacttaagtaaaagtaaaattacagatttaaaaaattactttaaaaagtattagtacacaaaaaagctactcaattacagtaacgcgagtaaatgtaattcgttactttccacctctgcatattaggatcatgtgacactgaagagaggaataatggctgctaaaaattcagctttgccatcacaggaataacttacattttaaaacatataataataatagaaaactgttcttttaaatgacaacaatatttcacaatattaatgtttttactgtattttcaatgaAATGAAGcctgggtgagcataagagactttcttcAGAATTATTAAAGctattcttttaaaaacaatttaagtgAAGACAATTAAGATGTTTCTCTTGACAAATTATGATGCTTATATTTGTTGTGCGCAGGTGGAAGTCAACCTAGATGATGAGACTGAGATCAACCAGACCAAATTAGTATTAGGTGCTCAAACAGACTATGACatggaagaagaagaggaggaggaggaagaggacgatgatgaggatgatgatgcaGATGGAGACCTTGATATGGTGCTAGAAGATGAGGAAGATGAAGATGACTACTGACTGTGCCTGCAATGACGGTGTTATCATTTACTCCTGTGTTTGGGTGTGTAGTCTGCACATTTGGCATGCTGATAGAGACTACATCAGTCTCTCTGTCTTAGATTGGTGTTGCTTTAGATAAACCGTTGGTTCACCCATCTTTAAAATCCTCCAAAAGTATGTGTAGCACAAATACAACTCCTCCTATTACTGTGCTGTTGGCCAAGCCTgcactttatgtattttttaaatacatataaattaaagattgcaCCAGTTCTGTTTCATGGTGTTCACCGAGTTTATGCTGTACTATATAGgctttatttaatattgtattgCTTTCAGATTGAATGCATTATGATTAAGAAGCTGATGATAAgtattatgtatgtacatgttcaTGTTGTGAGGTAATTGCAGAGGTACTTTTTCTAtttggagtgagtgtgtgtactaGGTTGTGTATGCATGGGAATGACAATTGTTCTAGCTGAGCCAGTATTCTAACTTTTTTTGTACTTCATGTGCAGCATTGTTGATGTACAGAGAGTTCCTATGTTTTCTTAGAGACCGATTTTAAAGAAGGTGCTCAGcgtaattgcattttaaaacactTCAACTTAGCACTGTTTCTTTAACAGAGCGATGCAGGTTGTTTAGTTAGGTGTTTTGGTGTTGCCTTGTTGTAAGTGTATGATGTGTGAATGAGAATTTTAATACACAGCTAGGTACATGCTAATAAAGGCGAGTATGATGACCAGATATGATGACAGATGTATTTCCTCTTTTGGccagtattattaatataataaattacagtttctgtGACGGCAGACTTCAGCCCCCTCCCAACCACAGCTGCATAAACctgcaatgcagtaaaaacatTACAAGCATTCAGTATTCTCCAAAAAGCGGTTAACAGTGTACTTCACCTTCACAAAAAGTGGGGCACATCTGGAGACAAACGATAATAGATTTTTATATTCTTATAActgaatgtttaatatttatatgttcTTAAAGTGCTAAACATAATGTTTTAGAAATAAGTATGTATATCCTTCTATTTATTGTGCAaaataaatgctaatatttaacattttgtttttttatatagaaagcaaggttacattttaacaatactacacttcacaAAAAGAGCAGGGTCTGGAGAAAAATGATGCaacaacagtatatatataaatatagatagtACTCTAATAACTTTaagaatgtttaatatttatatattctaaGTGCAAAATAGATTTTAGAAATAATTTATGTATATTCTGATATATAAtgcaaaatctattttaaaagttaaattttcttattcataattatttaatgctattttatttctattattttataatgaaagCATGCTTGTAGACAATTACTTTTTCACATGTTTTATTAAACTTTAACAATAAATTACACTTGCAttgtgcaatttaaaaaaaaaaaaatttttacaaatttttatctgtacatttttcattaattatactATTTTATATAGAAAGCAAGGTTTGTGGATACATaagttttttacatttgtaattaatattttttatttcctccATTAATTGTGCAGTAAGTGGATCACGCAGTCACAATAACTCAATAACGTAAAAGTCAGAGTAAGACCTGAAACCTGTTGTATAATATTCGGGTCAGTTTATCCCACTTGTCATTGTTGTAGTAAACACAAGCGTATCAGCCTCTCCAACATTAACTTTGCTTACAGAGTGAAACCCTTGTTTGTGGGAGATCTGTCCACCATTGCAAAATGTGATCACAGTCCATTGACCCTCAATAGGGAGGCTTTTGGGTCTACAGTGGGGTCATGGGACCACCTTTAGTACAGCACAGTGCTTTGCCACCCAAGCAAAACAGTAACAGACTCTGTATGGCAACCTTCAAACTTCCAAACTGGATGTGATATCAAGGTGTGGGATAGTTTTCATCGATTTTAAAGGCAGTTCCTTCTGGAATCAATGCAAATTCTGAGAAAGGTATGTTCAAATATGAAAATGAGTGTGAAAATGCAATTTTCTAGATGTTGGGAAAAGGTTTTGGTCATTCATTACTGGGCAAACTGCATTGTGTTTAGTAACAGCGATTAATGGTGTCTATTGAAAAGGTAACCTACTTTCAAATCAGGAGAGCGTGGTACTGATGTGAGTCACTGAGCTGGAGCTGAGATCTGGAATATGATGCTGTCACACCGTGTTGGACGAGCCTGTCATGTGCTTGTGCTGGTGTTGTGTCTGTCTGCGGCTGAGGACTTCGACTGGTCAGCGAACAACCACGACTCCTTCTATTATGGCACTTTTCCAAATGGTATGATGCCACCATTACTAAATGGATTCCTTTCTCAGATATTGTAGACTTTGGGAAATGAACTATCTGCATGAAtattgatgatgaaaatgaaatACGTTAACTGACAAATAATACTTAacgtaaaataatttttaagaccatttcacttcatttgtcaGGATTTTCGTGGGGCGCAGGCAGTTCAGCCTATCAAACAGAAGGAGCCTGGGACAAAGATGGGAAAGGACTGAGCATATGGGATGTGTTCACTCATAAGAAGGGAAAGACGTTCTTGAATGATACTGGAGACTCTTCTTGTGAGGGATACTACAAATTCAAGGTGACCATGCTGGTTTTTGCTATGACATTGAATATGAAATACCCCAGCTTAAATGCAACAacatttttcttcattttctcaTATAGGGTGACATTTCATTGATAAAAGAGCTGAATCTGAATCATTATCGGTTTTCCATCTCCTGGCCTAGGATCATGCCAACTGGAATCAGGTGTAAGTATCCATACTGCTAACTAGGTAGGACTTTTatatatttccaaaatatttgacCTCCAATTTTGTGTATTTGCAGCTGACCATGTGAATGAGAAAGGAGTGAAGTACTATAGTGCTCTTATTGATGAGCTGCTTGAACACAATATCACTCCTATTGTGACCCTTTATCATTGGGACCTGCCACAGGTGTGTATTCCTGAATATATCCAATAGGCCTACTAGTAGcgctatttaaaatattattttcttatttagttAACCTCTCTGGAACGTTTTgatgaataattttaaatagcatattttatttgAACTAAAACAAAGCTGTGAGGCAGCAGACTAATGGGCTGTAATGCTTTTGACTTTTTGCTCGTTCAGTTAACGCAACGTTGTGTAATGGAATTACtacagaaataaaacaataactgtgGAAAATGTGTGTTAAAAAATAGTCGTGATATTGTGATTCATATTTACTGCTGCACGACGAAATGCTGCTAGTGAAATCCAAAAATCCATCGAGAGTTTCACGTGAGAGCGGAACAATTCCCCGCGTAAATTTAGCAACGGTTTTAAGTTGGATGTGGTTTAAGTCCGTGTACCTTCGAATAATTCCTTTATTCGTTAATAAGTTGCTTTGTTAGAATGTGATTTCTGTGTGTACATTgctttatatatgtttatatcgCATACATCCTTACATATTAA is a window of Carassius carassius chromosome 23, fCarCar2.1, whole genome shotgun sequence DNA encoding:
- the snapc5 gene encoding snRNA-activating protein complex subunit 5; translated protein: MLSRLQELKKEEETLLKIKVMLQDQLNRLKFEEGTLRSMINAQSEESPNEAPAPEVEVNLDDETEINQTKLVLGAQTDYDMEEEEEEEEEDDDEDDDADGDLDMVLEDEEDEDDY